CCGCAGCGGTCGTCAGCCTTCAAGATGCCTTCGTCGACCGCCCCGGTCCCGTCCTTCGCCGGGACGCCGTCGTGGAACACCGGCCCGGTTCCCTGCTGAAGCAGAACGATCGTCCTCGGAATGTTGACGGACCAACGATCGATCGCGCCTTCGCCTACCCCGAACCGCTGCAGCGCGGCGCCCGCTTCCGCTCCGTCCGGGCATTCCTTGCGGATCGTCCCGACTTCGGCCGAGGCGCGCGGCGACGACGAAGCCGGCGCCCAAGGCACTGCCCCTAGAAACCGCAGCGGCCGGCTGTCCCCGCCGGTCGTCGGCATCGCTTCCGCGTATCCTACCGGAATGTCCCGTTGCTCGTAGCAACCTAGTTTCGACGCAAGCCCGTTCAACCCTGCGTATGAAATTACGATGCCGCCTCGCTCCGCGTAATTCCATATCGCCTCCGCCGTCATCGCGTCCTCCTCCGCGAAGGCGACGAGCAGCACGTCCGGCTTGCACTCTCCAACCTGTTCCGTCCGGCGAATCCATTCGAACGGAATGCCCGCATGCGCCAGCACCTCTCCGACGAACGCCTCGAATACGTTGATTCCGTACCGGTGGCGCCGTTCTACCGCCGCTTGATCCAACAATACGCCTATCCGTGCCATTCTCATCGGCTATTACACCTTTCTATGTCTGAATTGTACTGCCCGTTTAGCGCATACACCGTCGGCCCGGTGCTCTTGTCCCTCCTCTTATATGGTACTTGTTATATACCTGTATCTATTTTTCAAGATACTTCTTTATGCACTTGGTGTCAATCGTTTTTCTGAGCGAAAATGGAAATAACCGACCTACCCGTTGGGCGATCGGTTCGCGACGATCATCTTAAAAAACAGAAACGACAGCGGCGGTCCTGGACTAAAGTAAGAAGTCTTGGACTGCCGCTGTCTCGAGCCGTCTTTTCACCCAACGGTACAACCGATCATTCGTCGTCCCGTTGTGCCAAATAGGTTTCGAGCTGATCGAAAGTTCCGCCGAAGCCCTCCTGCATCGATTCGAACATGCCCTCGAAGAAGCTTCTCTCTGCCTCGGTTGCGTTGATCGGTCCGCTGCATAAGGTCATTGTGGTACTACCGTTAATTTCACTGAAGGTTACCGTATTGCGGATCTCCAGCGGGATCAAATCGCTGAATGGCGCCCGGACTATATGGCCCGCCTCATCTGAAAAGCTGTTGACCCAGACGATCTTTTCGTAAGCAACGATTTCCTGATAAACAAATTTCCCCCACATTCGATGACCATCGGGAGATTGCATGTTGTAATGGAAAATGCCTCCCGGACGGAAGTCCCATTGCGCGACATGAATTTTAAATCCTTTCGGTCCCCACCATTGCTTCAGATGCTCGACCTCGGACCAAGCTTTGAATACAAGCTCGCGCGGCGCGGGGAGAACGCGCGTTATGACTAACTCCTTGCCTTCCGGTTCTACCGTCATTATTTGAGCCTCCATTTCTTGACGAATCCTGAATGAAGTATACCCCATTCAGAATATTCCGGTCAAGGAATATTAAATGAGATCATGAACCGCCGCGTCGATACGAGGGGGCCATTCTGCTATTGCCTTTTCCAGAACTTACAGCTAGTATTATGACCATGTACTATGACTAGCATATAGTTGCGTGGAAGGAGAGGATATTATGTTTCATGCGGGTCCATCGCAATCCAACGCCGTCATTACGGCTATCGGGTCGTACGTGCCCGAACGCGTCCTTACGAACGCCGACCTGGAACGACTCGTAGACACTAACGATGAATGGATCGTACAGCGTACCGGCATACGGGAGCGCCGCATCGCCAGAGAAGACGAATTCTGCAGCGATCTGTGCATCGAAGCGGCAAGAGATCTAGAACGACGCTTCGGGATCGACCTAAGCGACGTCGACTACATTTTGACCGCGACATCGTCCCCGGAGACCGTCTTTCCGAGCATGTCCGCTCGCGTGCAGGCGGCGCTCGGCATCCGGTCCGCCGGAGCCGCTGACCTTCAGGCGGCTTGCGCGGGCTTCGTGAGCGCCCTGCAGCTCGCGAACGGGCTCGTTCTCTCCGGACTGCATCGGAAGGTGCTCGTCATCGGAGCGGAGACGCTGTCCAAGATTACGGACTATTCCGACCGGACCACGTGTATTTTATTCGGCGACGGCGCGGGCGCCGCTCTCGTAGAGGCGGCGAAACCCGGCGAGTCGGGGGCGTTTCTCGGCTCGTGCGTCTCGACGACCGGGGAGTCGGGCCATCAGCTGTACCGCACCGCTCTTTCGTCGACGATGAACGGAGTGCCGCTTATAACAAGCGGGAAGATTGTCCAGAACGGCCGCGAGGTGTATAAATGGGCTGTCTCCGAAGTATCCGAAGGGGTGCTCGCCTTGCTTGCGGCATGCGGTCGGACAGCCGAATCGGTCGCCTGGTTCGCGCCGCATAACGGGAATGTGCGCATGCTAGAGTCGATAAGCGAACGGACCGGCATTCCGATGGAGAAGACGCTGCATTGCTTGCCCGACTATGGCAACACCTCCGCCGCCTCGATCCCGCTCGCGATCGACGCCGCGTATCGAGAAGGCAAGCTGACGACCGGCGAGGAGATCCTGCTCTACGGCTTCGGCGGCGGTCTCGTGCAGGCAGGACTGTTGCTGCGATGGACGTTGTAATCCCTACGGAGACGGTTGTCGCTAGTCATATCAGAATACGAGGGCTTTCGACGCGGAAACACGCTGGCCGCCGCGGCCGCCGTCGGGACCGCGCTTCATAACAAATACGGCTCTTCGGGCGATCCCGAAGAGCCGTATTTCCTTGGTTATAGACCCCTTTTCCGAACGGACCGCCTTTGCTATTCCTTGCGATCGAAAGCGCCCGCTCGGTCTAACACGACCAATGTGCGAAAGAAGCTTCGGTCGCCTCTCGGATCGGAAAGCAGTTTTCGCTCGACGAGCTTGGTTACCGTCGCTTGCGCCCAAGCGGGCGGCTCGGTCTCTAGGACCAGCGCTTGCAATTCTGCCACCTGCTTTCGCAATTCCTCCAGAGCTTCCATGATTTTCTCAGCCTCCTTATCATAACGTTCCAAGTTATAGCTTCGAATGATGGACGTCAGCTTCGCGGCGTACGCCGGGTCGGTCGCGTAACCGCTCGCCTGCAGCGCTTCCGCTTGCTCGCGAGGCGTTGCGGCTTCGATCACGCGTCCGTATCGCGCGCGGTTGCCCAAGAACAACAGCACCTGGTCCTTAAGGCTGTCCTCGATGGAATCGTAAGCCCGAAAGTTGGCCTGTACGTCGATTTCTCCGAGATCGTCCGTCACTTCCCGCGTGGCCTTATTTACGCTTCGGCCGTGCCAGTATTCCGTCATGCGCCCGCTCCCGACCTTATACCCGACGAGATTGTTCCAAGAAGGAATCGTCCAACCGGTCTCGAGAATCGTCTGCGCCAGGCTGACGCTCGGAAATAACACGCCGCCGTCGACGCGAACGCTTACGACGACCGGAGCGACGATGGTAAGAAATTCGCTCGGCTGCATGCGCGTCCCCCCCCCTCGTCATTAGTATATTCGTGGGTCGGCGTGGAGGAGGCGGCGTTTCGCTTAACGGGCTCCATGACCTAGTTCGTCCTAAGTCGGGAAAGCCGGTTTATATTCGAATCTAATTGATAATAATTATCACTGATGACAATGATATATCTCTACGACCATAATCATCCCAAGATGAAAGCAGGAATTCGCATGTATGGACATTCGGAAGCACTCCATAATCCAAAGGTGGCG
Above is a window of Paenibacillus antri DNA encoding:
- a CDS encoding SRPBCC family protein; the encoded protein is MTVEPEGKELVITRVLPAPRELVFKAWSEVEHLKQWWGPKGFKIHVAQWDFRPGGIFHYNMQSPDGHRMWGKFVYQEIVAYEKIVWVNSFSDEAGHIVRAPFSDLIPLEIRNTVTFSEINGSTTMTLCSGPINATEAERSFFEGMFESMQEGFGGTFDQLETYLAQRDDE
- a CDS encoding ketoacyl-ACP synthase III, which gives rise to MFHAGPSQSNAVITAIGSYVPERVLTNADLERLVDTNDEWIVQRTGIRERRIAREDEFCSDLCIEAARDLERRFGIDLSDVDYILTATSSPETVFPSMSARVQAALGIRSAGAADLQAACAGFVSALQLANGLVLSGLHRKVLVIGAETLSKITDYSDRTTCILFGDGAGAALVEAAKPGESGAFLGSCVSTTGESGHQLYRTALSSTMNGVPLITSGKIVQNGREVYKWAVSEVSEGVLALLAACGRTAESVAWFAPHNGNVRMLESISERTGIPMEKTLHCLPDYGNTSAASIPLAIDAAYREGKLTTGEEILLYGFGGGLVQAGLLLRWTL
- a CDS encoding glycoside hydrolase family 73 protein, giving the protein MQPSEFLTIVAPVVVSVRVDGGVLFPSVSLAQTILETGWTIPSWNNLVGYKVGSGRMTEYWHGRSVNKATREVTDDLGEIDVQANFRAYDSIEDSLKDQVLLFLGNRARYGRVIEAATPREQAEALQASGYATDPAYAAKLTSIIRSYNLERYDKEAEKIMEALEELRKQVAELQALVLETEPPAWAQATVTKLVERKLLSDPRGDRSFFRTLVVLDRAGAFDRKE